One genomic region from Quercus robur chromosome 4, dhQueRobu3.1, whole genome shotgun sequence encodes:
- the LOC126720356 gene encoding zinc transporter 1-like, with product MFNFQPCFFNILKILFLLIVFVLPTIVSGDCTCDAEATKNNKNDALKYKVVSIAVILFAGAVGVSIPLLGKKIRTLRPENDIFFTIKAFAAGIILATGFIHILLDAFASLTSPCLNENPWGKFPFTCFIAMVSAIGTLMVDSFATGFYKRQSKQVNRVDEEMHEEHEGHVHVHTRATHGHAHGSATHHEDLNLAELIRFWVISQVLELGIVAHSVIIGISLGSSQSPQTIKPLLAALSFHQFFEGMGLGGCIAQAQFKTRSAALTATFFSLTAPVGIAIGIGISSVYNENGPTALIVEGIFDAASAGILIYMALVDLLAADFMNPRVQNNLRIQLRANASLLLGAGCMSVLAKWS from the exons ATGTTCAACTTTCAACCTTGTTTTTTCAACATCTTAAAGATATTGTTTCTTCTAATTGTTTTTGTCCTCCCCACTATAGTTTCTGGAGATTGTACATGTGATGCTGAGGCcacaaagaacaacaaaaatgatGCACTTAAATATAAAGTAGTTTCAATAGCTGTAATTCTTTTTGCTGGTGCTGTGGGAGTAAGCATTCCATTGTTAGGCAAGAAAATCCGAACACTAAGGCCTGAAAATGACATCTTTTTCACGATCAAAGCCTTTGCAGCTGGTATAATTCTAGCAACTGGGTTCATTCACATACTACTGGATGCATTTGCGAGTTTGACATCACCATGCCTTAATGAAAATCCATGGGGAAAATTTCCTTTTACCTGCTTCATTGCCATGGTTTCTGCTATAGGAACATTAATGGTGGACTCATTCGCAACGGGGTTTTATAAGAGGCAATCTAAGCAGGTAAATAGAGTAGATGAAGAGATGCATGAAGAGCATGAGGGACATGTACATGTTCATACACGTGCCACACATGGTCATGCTCATGGCTCAGCCACACATCATGAGGATTTGAATCTGGCAGAGCTAATCCGTTTTTGGGTTATATCACAA GTATTGGAGTTGGGAATTGTGGCTCATTCAGTGATAATTGGAATATCATTGGgttcttctcaaagccctcagaCAATAAAGCCTCTACTAGCAGCACTGTCTTTCCATCAGTTTTTTGAGGGTATGGGGCTTGGTGGCTGCATCGCTCAG GCACAGTTCAAGACTAGGTCTGCAGCACTTACGGCAACATTTTTCTCCCTCACAGCCCCTGTAGGAATTGCAATTGGTATTGGAATATCAAGTGTTTACAATGAGAATGGCCCAACTGCCCTGATTGTTGAAGGGATTTTCGATGCTGCTTCGGCTGGGATTTTGATTTACATGGCGCTTGTTGACCTATTAGCAGCCGATTTCATGAACCCAAGAGTGCAAAACAACTTGAGGATCCAATTAAGGGCAAATGCATCACTTCTTCTAGGGGCTGGTTGTATGTCTGTGTTGGCCAAATGGTCTTGA
- the LOC126720355 gene encoding zinc transporter 1-like, whose protein sequence is MYNFQPCFSNILKLLFLLIVFVLPTIVSGDCTCDAEATKNNKSVALKYKVGSIALILLAGAVGVSIPLLGKKIPTLRPEHDIFFMIKAFAAGVILATGFIHILPDAFTSLTSPCLDENPWGKFPFTGFIAMMSAIGTLMVDSLATGFYKRLHYNNSKQVNVVDEEMNEEHQGHVHVHTHATHGHAHGSATNPEDSNLAELIRFRVISQVLELGIVAHSVIIGISLGSSQSPQTIKPLLAALSFHQFFEGMGLGGCISQAQFKTRSAAIMGTFFSLTTPVGIAIGIGISSVYNENGPTSLIVEGIFDAASAGILIYMALVDLLAADFMNPRVQNSLRIQFGANASLLLGAGCMSVLAKWA, encoded by the exons ATGTATAACTTTCAACCTTGTTTTTCCAACATCTTGAAGTTGTTGTTTCTTCTAATTGTTTTTGTCCTCCCCACTATAGTTTCTGGAGATTGTACATGTGATGCTGAGGCCACAAAGAACAACAAAAGTGTTGCACTTAAATATAAAGTAGGTTCAATAGCTTTAATTCTTCTTGCAGGTGCTGTGGGAGTAAGCATTCCATTgctgggcaagaaaattccaactCTAAGGCCTGAACATGACATCTTTTTCATGATTAAGGCCTTTGCAGCTGGTGTAATTCTAGCAACCGGGTTCATTCACATACTACCGGATGCATTCACAAGTTTAACATCACCATGCCTTGATGAAAATCCATGGGGAAAATTCCCTTTCACCGGCTTCATTGCCATGATGTCTGCTATAGGAACATTAATGGTGGACTCATTGGCAACTGGGTTTTATAAGAGGCTGCACTACAATAACTCTAAGCAGGTGAATGTTGTGGATgaagagatgaatgaagaaCATCAGGGACATGTGCATGTGCATACACATGCCACACACGGTCATGCTCATGGTTCAGCCACCAATCCcgaggactcgaatcttgccgAGCTAATCCGTTTTCGTGTTATATCACAA GTGTTGGAGTTAGGAATTGTGGCTCATTCAGTGATAATTGGAATATCATTGGgttcttctcaaagccctcagaCAATAAAGCCTCTACTAGCAGCACTGTCTTTCCATCAATTTTTTGAGGGAATGGGACTTGGTGGTTGCATTTCTCAG gCACAATTCAAGACTCGGTCTGCAGCAATAATGGGAACATTTTTCTCCCTCACAACACCTGTGGGAATTGCAATTGGTATTGGAATATCAAGTGTTTACAATGAGAATGGCCCAACATCTCTGATTGTTGAAGGGATTTTCGATGCTGCATCAGCTGGGATTTTGATTTACATGGCACTTGTTGACCTACTAGCAGCAGATTTCATGAACCCAAGAGTGCAAAACAGCTTGAGGATCCAATTTGGAGCAAATGCATCACTTCTTCTAGGGGCTGGTTGCATGTCTGTCTTGGCCAAATGGGCTTGA
- the LOC126720357 gene encoding zinc transporter 1-like, with amino-acid sequence MMINFQVSSFSTYILNLLFLLVLFLPTTYGDCGCTDSGSTQSDNSTALKYKLGAIASILVASAVGVSIPLLGKKIKALRPENDFFFVIKAFAAGVILATGFIHVLPDAFSRLTSPCLNQNPWGNFPFTGFFAMLSSIGTLMVDAYATSYFNRMHLIKQAGADEEKEDEHEGHLHVHTHATHGHAHGSVIPSEGTELTRRRVIAQVLELGIIFHSVIIGVDLGANQSVSTIRPLLVALSFHQFFEGVGLGGCIAQAKFKSKSAAIMSLFFSLTTPLGIAIGIGVASTYKDNSPTALIIEGTFNALAAGILIYMALVDLLAADFMNPRLQKNVKIQLWSNISLLLGAGFMSLIAKWA; translated from the exons ATGATGattaattttcaagtttcttcTTTCAGTACTTATATCCTGAATTTGCTATTTCTTCTTGTTCTATTCCTCCCTACTACATATGGTGATTGTGGGTGTACCGATTCCGGGAGCACACAGAGTGACAATAGCACAGCACTTAAATATAAACTGGGTGCAATAGCTTCCATTCTTGTTGCTAGTGCTGTGGGGGTAAGCATTCCATTGCTGGGCAAGAAAATTAAAGCTCTAAGGCCAGAAAATGATTTCTTTTTCGTAATCAAGGCCTTTGCAGCCGGTGTGATTCTAGCAACCGGGTTCATTCATGTACTACCGGATGCTTTTTCACGCTTGACTTCACCATGCCTAAATCAAAATCCATGGGGCAATTTTCCCTTCACAGGTTTCTTTGCAATGTTGTCATCTATTGGAACATTAATGGTGGATGCGTATGCCACTAGTTATTTTAATAGGATGCACTTGATTAAACAG GCAGGTGCAgatgaggaaaaagaagatgagcaTGAAGGTCATTTACATGTTCATACACATGCCACACATGGTCACGCTCATGGCTCGGTCATCCCTTCTGAAGGAACAGAATTAACCCGTCGTCGTGTTATAGCACAA gtaTTGGAATTAGGAATTATTTTTCATTCAGTAATTATTGGAGTGGATTTGGGTGCTAATCAAAGCGTTTCTACAATAAGGCCTCTTCTAGTAGCATTGTCATTCCATCAATTTTTTGAGGGTGTAGGGCTTGGTGGCTGCATCGCTCAG GCTAAATTCAAGTCCAAATCTGCGGCAATAATGtcattatttttctctctcacaacCCCACTGGGAATTGCAATCGGAATTGGAGTAGCAAGCACTTACAAAGATAATAGCCCAACTGCTCTAATTATTGAAGGGACTTTCAATGCTCTTGCTGCTGGGATTCTCATATATATGGCACTTGTTGACCTATTAGCAGCAGATTTCATGAACCCAAGACTGCAAAAAAATGTGAAGATCCAATTGTGGTCCAATATCTCACTTCTTCTAGGGGCTGGATTTATGTCACTCATAGCAAAATGGGCTTGA